Proteins encoded within one genomic window of Triticum aestivum cultivar Chinese Spring chromosome 2D, IWGSC CS RefSeq v2.1, whole genome shotgun sequence:
- the LOC123054930 gene encoding ethylene-responsive transcription factor ERF008, giving the protein MQQGEYRSSSSSEGSAGSASAAAAAMAPLAAAVAAVAAKEEHNVTVAVAPPMPMAMAMPLQQQQPRKQYRGVRMRKWGKWVAEIREPHKRTRIWLGSYATPVAAARAYDTAVFYLRGRSARLNFPDEISALALSSPEAAAEAGGEEPGDGGGALSAASIRKKAIEVGSRVDALQTGMTTMVAAPAHHRERQRLHQHHHHAEPHAEELHRHVKQQRTAWNGRAKNPDLNQAPSPDTSDAE; this is encoded by the coding sequence ATGCAGCAGGGCGAGTACCGCTCGTCGTCTTCCAGCGAGGGCTCCGCGGGGTCGGcgtcggctgcggcggcggcgatggcgcctCTGGCGGCTGCGGTCGCggcggtggcggccaaggaggagcACAACGTGACGGTGGCCGTGGCGCCGCCCATGCCCATGGCGATGGCGATGccgctgcagcagcagcagccgcggaAGCAGTACCGCGGCGTGCGCATGCGCAAGTGGGGCAAGTGGGTGGCGGAGATCCGCGAGCCGCACAAGCGGACGCGCATCTGGCTGGGGTCCTacgccacccccgtcgccgccgcgcgCGCCTACGACACGGCCGTCTTCTACCTGCGCGGCAGGTCGGCGCGCCTCAACTTCCCCGACGAGATCTCCGCGCTGGCGCTGTCgtcgcccgaggccgccgccgaggccgGAGGGGAGGagccgggcgacggcggcggcgcgctgTCGGCCGCGTCGATCCGGAAGAAGGCCATCGAGGTCGGGTCCCGCGTGGACGCGCTCCAGACCGGCATGACCACCATGGTCGCCGCGCCCGCGCACCACCGGGAGCGGCAGCGgctccaccaacaccaccaccacgcGGAGCCGCACGCTGAGGAGCTGCACCGCCACGTGAAGCAGCAGCGGACGGCGTGGAACGGGCGCGCCAAGAACCCGGATCTCAACCAGGCGCCGAGCCCGGACACCTCCGACGCCGAGTGA